The Budorcas taxicolor isolate Tak-1 chromosome 18, Takin1.1, whole genome shotgun sequence genome window below encodes:
- the NR1H2 gene encoding LOW QUALITY PROTEIN: oxysterols receptor LXR-beta (The sequence of the model RefSeq protein was modified relative to this genomic sequence to represent the inferred CDS: deleted 1 base in 1 codon): MSTPTTNSLDTPLPGNGPSTPSSSPGGKEDGPEPCPGGADPDVPSTGGADSASVVVILDTAEEPERKRKKGPAPKMLGDELCQVCGDTASGFHYNVLSCEGCKGFFRRSVIRGGAGRYACRGGGACQMDAFMRRKCQQCRLRKCKEAGMREQCVLSKEQIRKKKIRKQQQQQQQSSPTGLGVSSSSPASGPGASPGGSDGGGQGSGEGEGVQLTAAQELMIQQLVAAQLQCNKRSFSDQPKVTPWPLGADPQSRDARQQRFAHFTELAIISVQEIVDFAKQVPGFLQLGREDQIALLKASTIEIMLLETARRYNHETECITFLKDFTYSKDDFHRAGLQVEFINPIFEFSRAMRRLGLDDAEYALLIAINIFSADRPNVQEPSRVEALQQPYVDALLSYTRIKRPQDQLRFPRMLMKLVSLRTLSSVHSEQSSPCGFRTRSCRLCCLRSGTSTNEGPTPLPCTPPMTGHWGGKGPGWVWAPALRLGAKALAPRQPSG; encoded by the exons ATGTCCACCCCCACTACGAATTCCTTGGACACCCCCTTGCCTG gaaATGGCCCCAGCACCCCCTCTTCTTCACCTGGGGGAAAGGAGGATGGTCCTGAACCATGCCCTGGAGGGGCGGATCCTGATGTCCCAAGCACTGGTGGGGCCGACTCAGCCTCCGTTGTGG TCATCCTAGACACAGCAGAGGAGCCGGAGCGCAAGCGAAAGAAGGGCCCAGCTCCAAAGATGCTGGGCGATGAGCTGTGCCAAGTGTGCGGGGACACGGCCTCTGGCTTCCACTACAACGTGCTCAGCTGTGAAGGCTGCAAGGGCTTCTTCCGCCGAAGTGTGATCCGAGGCGGGGCCGGGCGCTACGCCTGCCGGGGCGGTGGCGCCTGCCAGATGGACGCCTTCATGCGGCGCAAGTGCCAGCAGTGCCGGCTGCGGAAATGCAAGGAGGCAGGGATGCGGGAGCAGT GCGTCCTCTCCAAAGAACAGATCCGGAAGAAGAAGATtcggaagcagcagcagcagcagcagcagtcgtcACCCACGGGGCTGGgagtcagcagcagcagcccagcctCTGGGCCTGGGGCCTCCCCTGGAGGGTCTGACGGGGGTGGCCAGGGCtcgggagaaggtgaaggtgtcCAGTTAACAGCCGCTCAGGAACTAATGATCCAGCAGTTGGTGGCGGCCCAGCTACAGTGCAATAAACGCTCCTTCTCCGACCAACCCAAAGTCACG ccctggcccttGGGTGCAGACCCGCAGTCCCGTGATGCCCGCCAGCAGCGTTTCGCCCACTTCACGGAGCTGGCCATCATCTCCGTGCAGGAGATCGTGGACTTCGCCAAGCAGGTGCCTGGCTTCCTGCAGCTGGGTCGCGAAGACCAGATCGCCCTCCTGAAGGCCTCTACCATCGAG ATCATGCTGCTGGAGACGGCCAGACGCTACAACCACGAGACTGAGTGCATCACTTTCCTAAAGGACTTCACCTACAGCAAGGATGACTTTCACCGCGCGG GCCTGCAGGTGGAATTCATCAACCCCATCTTCGAGTTCTCACGGGCCATGAGGCGTCTGGGCCTGGATGACGCTGAGTACGCCCTGCTCATCGCCATCAACATCTTCTCAGCCGACCGGCCCAACGTGCAGGAGCCCAGCCGGGTCGAGGCCCTGCAGCAGCCCTACGTGGACGCGCTGTTGTCTTACACACGCATCAAGAGGCCACAG GACCAGCTGCGCTTCCCCCGCATGCTGATGAAGCTTGTGAGCCTGCGCACGCTCAGCTCCGTGCACTCGGAGCAG TCTTCGCCCTGCGGCTTCAGGACAAGAAGCTGCCGCCTTTGCTGTCTGAGATCTGGGACGTCCACGAATGAAGGGCCCACCCCACTGCCCTGCACACCCCCAATGACTGGACACTGGGGTGGGAAGGGACCGGGCTgggtctgggctcccgccctgcGGCTTGGAGCTAAAGCCTTGGCCCCCCGCCAGCCCTCAGGATGA
- the POLD1 gene encoding LOW QUALITY PROTEIN: DNA polymerase delta catalytic subunit (The sequence of the model RefSeq protein was modified relative to this genomic sequence to represent the inferred CDS: deleted 2 bases in 1 codon; substituted 1 base at 1 genomic stop codon) translates to MDGKRRPGPGPGVPPKRARGGLWDEDEAYRPSQFEEELALMEEMEAERRLQEQEEEALQSALEGADGQFSLTATDARWLRPAPPPLDPQTEPLIFQQLEIDHYVGPARPLPGAPPPSQGSVPILRAFGVTDEGVSVCCHVHGFAPYFYTPAPPGFGPEHLSELQRELSAAISRDQRGGKELTGPAVLAVELCSRESMFGYHGHGPSPFLRITLALPRLMAPARRLLEQGIRLAGLGTPSFAPYEANVDFEIRFMVDTDIVGCNWLELPAGKYILRPEGKATLCQLEADVLWSDVISHPPEGEWQRIAPLRVLSFDIECAGRKGIFPEPERDPVIQICSLGLRWGEPEPFLRLALTLRPCAPILGARVQSYEREEDLLQAWSTFIRIMDPDVITGYNIQNFDLPYLISRAQTLKVPSFPLLGRVIGLRSNIRDSSFQSRQTGRRDSKVVSMVGRVQMDMLQVLLREYKLRSYTLNAVSFHFLGEQKEDVQHSIITDLQNGNDQTRRRLAVYCLKDAFLPLRLLERLMVLVNAMEMARVTGVPLGYLLSRGQQVKVVSQLLRQAMRQGLLMPVVKTEGGEDYTGATVIEPLKGXEPPREQQARGNGCKGVPGPDSLPAPRYYDVPIATLDFSSLYPSIMMAHNLCYTTLLRPGAAQKLGLTEDQFIKTPTGDEFVKTSVRKGLLPQILENLLSARKRAKAELAKETDPLRRQVLDGRQLALKVSANSVYGFTGAQVGRLPCLEISQSVTGFGRQMIEKTKQLVETKYTVENGYSTSAKVVYGDTDSVMCRFGVSSVAEAMALGREAADWVSGHFPSPIRLEFEKVYFPYLLISKKRYAGLLFSSRPDAHDRMDCKGLEAVRRDNCPLVANLVTASLRRLLIDRDPAGAVAHAQDVISDLLCNRIDISQLVITKELTRAAADYAGKQAHVELAERMRKRDPGSAPSLGDRVPYVIISAAKGVAAYMKSEDPLFVLEHSLPIDTQYYLEQQLAKPLLRIFEPILGEGRAEAVLLRGDHTRCKTVLTGKVGGLLAFAKRRSCCVGCRTVLSHQGAVCKFCQPRESELYQKEVSHLSALEERFSRLWTQCQRCQGSLHEDVICTSRDCPIFYMRKKVRKDLEDQERLLRRFGPPGPEAW, encoded by the exons ATGGATGGTAAGCGGCGACCAGGCCCGGGGCCTGGGGTGCCCCCAAAGCGGGCCCGTGGGGGCCTCTGGGATGAGGATGAGGCGTACCGGCCCTCGCAGTTCGAGGAGGAGCTGGCGCTGATGGAGGAGATGGAAGCAGAGCGCAGGctgcaggagcaggaggaggaggcgcTGCAGTCGGCCCTGGAGGGGGCAGACG GGCAATTCTCCCTGACGGCCACAGATGCCCGCTGGCTTCGGCCCGCTCCGCCCCCCTTGGACCCTCAGACGGAGCCGCTCATCTTCCAGCAGTTGGAGATCGACCATTATGTGG GCCCAGCGCGGCCCCTGCCTGGGGCGCCCCCACCATCCCAGGGCTCGGTTCCCATCCTCCGCGCCTTCGGGGTCACCGACGAGGGGGTCTCTGTCTGCTGCCACGTCCATGGCTTTGCACCCTACTTCTACACCCCAGCACCCCCCG GTTTCGGACCTGAGCACCTGAGTGAGCTGCAGCGGGAACTGAGTGCAGCCATTAGCCGGGACCAGCGCGGGGGCAAGGAGCTCACTGGGCCGGCCGTGCTGGCAGTGGAGCTGTGCTCCCGGGAGA GCATGTTCGGGTACCATGGGCACGGCCCCTCCCCGTTTCTTCGTATCACCCTGGCACTGCCCCGCCTCATGGCACCCGCCCGCCGCCTCCTGGAGCAGGGGATCCGCCTGGCCGGCCTGGGCACCCCCAGCTTTGCGCCCTACGAGGCCAACGTTGACTTTGAGATCCG GTTCATGGTGGACACGGACATCGTGGGCTGCAACTGGCTGGAGCTCCCAGCTGGGAAATACATCCTGAGGCCAGAGGGGAAG GCCACGCTCTGTCAGCTGGAGGCCGACGTGCTCTGGTCAGACGTGATCAGCCACCCGCCGGAAGGGGAGTGGCAGCGAATCGCCCCTCTGCGTGTGCTCAGCTTCGACATCGAGTGTGCTGGCCGCAAAG GCATCTTCCCGGAGCCCGAGCGGGACCCCGTGATCCAGATCTGCTCACTGGGCCTGCGCTGGGGCGAGCCGGAGCCCTTCCTGCGCCTGGCGCTCACCCTGCGGCCCTGCGCCCCCATCCTGGGCGCCAGGGTGCAGAGCTACGAGCGGGAGGAGGACCTGCTCCAG GCCTGGTCGACCTTCATCCGCATCATGGATCCAGATGTGATTACCGGCTACAATATCCAGAACTTTGACCTTCCCTACCTCATCTCCCGGGCCCAGACCCTCAAG GTGCCAAGCTTCCCCTTGCTGGGCCGTGTGATCGGCCTCCGCTCCAACATCCGGGACTCGTCCTTCCAGTCCAGGCAGACCGGCCGGCGGGACAGCAAGGTGGTCAGCATGGTGGGCCGCGTGCAGATGGACATGCTGCAG GTGCTTCTGCGGGAGTACAAGCTCCGGTCCTACACGCTCAACGCCGTGAGCTTCCACTTCCTGGGCGAGCAGAAGGAGGACGTGCAGCACAGCATCATCACAGACCTGCAG AACGGGAACGACCAGACGCGCCGCCGCCTGGCCGTGTACTGCCTCAAGGACGCCTTCCTGCCCCTGCGGCTGCTGGAGCGGCTCATGGTGCTGGTGAACGCCATGGAGATGGCGCGCGTCACTGGCGTGCCCCTCGGCTACCTGCTCAGCCGCGGCCAGCAGGTCAAGGTCGTGTCCCAGCTGCTGCGACAG GCCATGCGCCAGGGGCTGCTGATGCCCGTGGTGAAGACGGAGGGCGGTGAGGACTATACCGGGGCCACGGTCATCGAGCCGCTGAAAGGGTGAGAACCGCCAAGGGAGCAGCAGGCCAGGGGTAATGGGTGCAAGGGGGTGCCCGGCCCTGACTCTCTCCCG GCCCCCAGGTACTATGACGTCCCCATCGCCACCCTGGACTTCTCCTCGCTGTACCCGTCCATCATGATGGCCCACAACCTGTGCTACACCACGCTCCTGCGGCCCGGGGCCGCCCAGAAACTAGG CCTGACCGAGGATCAGTTCATCAAGACACCCACGGGGGACGAGTTTGTGAAGACATCGGTGCGGAAGGGGCTGCTCCCCCAGATCCTGGAAAACCTGCTCAGCGCCCGGAAGAG GGCCAAGGCTGAGCTGGCCAAGGAGACAGACCCCCTACGGCGGCAAGTGTTGGACGGGCGCCAGCTGGCGCTGAAAGTGAGTGCTAACTCTGTGTACGGCTTCACTGGCGCCCAGGTGGGTAGGCTGCCGTGCCTGGAAATCTCACAG AGTGTCACCGGGTTCGGGCGCCAGATGATTGAGAAGACAAAGCAGCTCGTGGAGACCAAGTACACGGTGGAGAATGGCTACAGCACCAGCGCCAAG GTGGTGTATGGTGACACAGACTCGGTCATGTGCCGCTTCGGCGTCTCCTCCGTGGCTGAGGCGATGGCTTTGGGACGGGAGGCTGCAGACTGGGTGTCCGGCCACTTCCCCTCACCCATCCGGCTAGAGTTTGAGAAA GTCTACTTCCCCTACCTGCTCATCAGCAAGAAGCGGTACGCGGGCCTGCTCTTCTCCTCCCGGCCCGACGCccacgaccgcatggactgcaagGGCCTGGAGGCTGTGCGCAGGGACAACTGCCCCCTGGTGGCCAACCTCGTCACTGCCTCGCTGCGCCGCCTGCTCATCGACCG AGACCCCGCGGGCGCCGTGGCGCATGCACAGGACGTCATCTCCGACCTGCTGTGTAATCGCATTGACATCTCGCAGCTGGTCATTACCAAGGAGCTGACCCGAGCCGCCGCCGACTACGCGGGCAAGCAGGCCCACGTGGAGCTGGCCGAGAG GATGAGGAAGCGGGACCCCGGGAGCGCGCCCAGCCTGGGCGACCGCGTCCCCTACGTGATCATCAGCGCTGCCAAAGGCGTGGCCGCCTACATGAAGTCCGAG GACCCGCTGTTCGTACTGGAGCACAGCCTGCCCATTGACACGCAGTACTACCTGGAGCAGCAGCTCGCCAAGCCGCTCCTGCGCATCTTCGAGCCCATCCTGGGCGAGGGCCGTGCGGAGGCTGTGCTGCTGC GTGGGGACCACACTCGCTGCAAGACGGTGCTCACGGGCAAGGTGGGCGGCCTGCTGGCCTTCGCCAAACGCCGGAGCTGCTGCGTTGGCTGCCGCACTGTCCTCAGCCACCAGG GAGCCGTGTGCAAGTTCTGCCAGCCCCGGGAGTCGGAGCTGTACCAGAAGGAG GTGTCCCACCTGAGCGCCCTGGAGGAGCGCTTCTCACGCCTGTGGACACAGTGCCAGCGCTGCCAGGGCAGCCTGCACGAGGACGTCATCTGCACCAG CCGGGACTGTCCCATCTTCTACATGCGCAAGAAGGTGCGGAAGGACCTGGAGGACCAGGAGCGGCTGCTGCGGCGCTTCGGGCCCCCTGGCCCCGAGGCCTGGTGA